One part of the Glycine soja cultivar W05 chromosome 11, ASM419377v2, whole genome shotgun sequence genome encodes these proteins:
- the LOC114374721 gene encoding pathogenesis-related protein 1-like, with protein sequence MGYMCIKISFCVMCVLGLVIVGDVAYAQDSAEDYVNAHNAARAEVGSQSPRQTVIVPSLAWDDTVAAYAESYANQRKGDCQLIHSGGEYGENIAMSTGELSGTDAVKMWVDEKSNYDYDSNSCVGGECLHYTQVVWANSVRLGCAKVTCDNGGTFITCNYDPPGNFVGERPYKL encoded by the coding sequence ATGGGGTACATGTGCATTAAGATTTCGTTTTGtgtgatgtgtgtgttggggtTGGTGATCGTGGGTGATGTTGCCTACGCTCAAGATTCAGCAGAAGACTACGTGAATGCACACAATGCAGCACGAGCAGAGGTGGGTTCTCAATCACCAAGACAAACAGTGATTGTTCCAAGTTTGGCTTGGGATGATACGGTTGCTGCTTATGCAGAGAGCTATGCTAATCAACGCAAAGGTGACTGCCAACTGATCCACTCTGGTGGTGAATACGGAGAGAATATTGCAATGAGCACTGGTGAACTAAGTGGCACAGATGCAGTGAAAATGTGGGTTGATGAGAAATCCAACTATGACTATGATTCTAACTCTTGTGTTGGAGGAGAGTGCCTGCACTACACACAGGTCGTTTGGGCTAACTCGGTGCGTCTTGGATGTGCCAAAGTGACATGTGATAACGGAGGCACTTTCATCACTTGCAACTATGATCCCCCTGGCAACTTTGTTGGTGAAAGACCCTACAAACTGTAG